ACGAGGGCGGCATACGGGTCCTCGGTCGGGACCTGGTGACTGCGCGACAGGTCGACCGCGATGATGTCGGCCTCCTTGCCCTCCTCGAGCGTGCCGACCTGCTCACCCAAGCCGAGTGCGCGCGCGCCCCAGACCGTCGCGAGCCGCATGAACGTGCGCGCCGTGAAGAAGCCCGGCTCGCCGGAGACGGCACGCTGGAGCATCAGCCCGAACCGCATCTCGTCGAAGAAGTCCATCGTCGGGCTGCTCGCCGGCGAGTCGGTGCCCAGCCCGAGCATCAGCCGGTTGCGCGTGAACTCGCGCAGCGGCGCGACCCCCATCGCGAGCCGGGCGTTGCAGCGCGCGCAATATGCGACCGACACGCCGCATTGCGCGAGGATGGCGATGTCGTCGTCGTCGACCTGCACGCAGTGCACGGCCAGGATCTCGGGCGCATCGAAGAAGCCCCAGTTCAGCAGGTAGCGCACCGGAGAGACGCCCGTCGGCAGCCAGCCCGCCTCGGTCCAGCTCGTCTTGTCCTCGAAGTCCGTGGCGATGGCCGATGAGCCGTACTTCACGAAGTCGTACTCGTCGCGCGAGCCGGCGAGGTGGGTCGCGACCTTCAGCCCCTCGGCGGTCGCCTTCTCGGCGACACGGCCGAACAGCTCGGGATGGCACGCGTACGGCGAATGCGGGGCGATGCCGATCGTGAGCAGCCCGCGGGAGTCGATCTCGTTCCAC
The Actinomycetota bacterium genome window above contains:
- a CDS encoding amidohydrolase, which gives rise to MILTARYVLPISGPHIEHGAVLVRGTRIAEVGTLDELRARHPGEEVRDFGQSALMPGFVDCHTHMEFTVFRGLVTDSPYTQWKMRLLALQERLDVADWEDSARLGALEAVRSGITTVADITPSGASARAAAEAGLRGVVYREVATMRKRDVPDVLARASEDIAAWNEIDSRGLLTIGIAPHSPYACHPELFGRVAEKATAEGLKVATHLAGSRDEYDFVKYGSSAIATDFEDKTSWTEAGWLPTGVSPVRYLLNWGFFDAPEILAVHCVQVDDDDIAILAQCGVSVAYCARCNARLAMGVAPLREFTRNRLMLGLGTDSPASSPTMDFFDEMRFGLMLQRAVSGEPGFFTARTFMRLATVWGARALGLGEQVGTLEEGKEADIIAVDLSRSHQVPTEDPYAALVHTSHQDNVLMTMVAGKMLYDAGAWTTLDPAALLARAVPIRAKLRG